A segment of the Gemmatimonadaceae bacterium genome:
AAGTCGCGGAACTGGGCCATATAGTCGGCATGCACGCCGAAGATGCCCAGCGTCTCGAGCACGGCAATGTGCCGAGGCCGCTCGACACCCTGTGGCAGGTCGGTCTTGAGGCTGCGCTTGAGGCTTATATCGAATCCCTTGAGCCGCACGCCGCGCCCGAAGAGCTGGATGATCTGTGCTCCCTCGCCCTTACCGACGTTCATCAGCCCCATCGTGGACACCCGCCAACTACTCCAGCCCTCGGTGAACTTCTTGGACCCGATCAACAGGTTTACCGGTGACTCGGACGTGTTGATTCCGTGGAAGAGCGATTCGGAGAACGTGGGCTCCGCCACACTTAGGCCGTTCTCCTCGCACAACTTGAGCAGCTTCGTATCATCGCCCACGTTGATCACGCCGAATGGCGGGTTCTCAGCGCCCAGCCGCAGTGCGATCTCGCCGGTCACGCCCTTTAGGTTCTCGACATACAGCTGACCTCCCGCCGAGGCGTGAAATAGCGTCGACAGCGTCTCGTCAAAGATCTGCGCCGGGGTAAACGAGCAGGTATTCAGGTACTCGAAGCGCCGCGCGAAGATATCCTTCCCGTTGGCACCGATCAGCCCCTCGTGCAGCACGCGCCGGATGCGCTCTGTGCTGCCGGCACGGTCGGCAACGTAGCGGGCCAGGAACTTGAGGATCTCCACGATGTCCGACGCATCGCGCGTGGCCAGGCCGGCCGTCACACTGCCTCCCACGAAGATCCACAGCGGCTTCTCGATGTTGAACGGGCGAAATGCCGCGCCCAGTTCGCGAAACAGTCGCTGCTGCTGATAGAACGTCAGCAAGCAGGCCGTGAGGTACAGGTCTTGATGCGCCTGCTGGGTCCCCTCGTCGAGGTTTAGGATCTGATAGTCCTTTCCGAACCCGTCCCCGTAGAAGTACTTGTACGAGTAGTCCACCAGCGTGCTCTTGGCGTAGAGATCGGTGAGCGCCGGGCTCCCTTTGACGGCCTGTCCGAATGTGGCCGAGTATTCGAACGAGAAGCCTTTCTCGCACAGCTTCTCGCGCCTCTTCATCCAGGTGCCTTCCTTGCCACCGCTGGCGCCGCGGTGTCCCTCGTCCACCAGCACAAGGTTGTTGCCCTCGAATGCGTCGATGGCTACGGATTTCTCGCCCATCTCGTCGCGTAGGAGCGTGACCTCGAGAACCTCCACCGCCTGCCCGCTGAACAAGCCGCGCCCGTCTTTGTTGAACAGCTCCGCGGCGATTCCGGCGGCCTCAAACTCGCGAAGGTGCTGCTGCGACAGCCCCTCGTTGGGCGTGAGCAGCAGGATGCGATTGAGCTCCCGCGATCGTCCGTGCGTGGCGAGCGCGTGCTGGTACTGCAGGATGTTGGCGTGCATCAGCAGTGTCTTGCCACTGCCAGTGGCCATCCAGAATGCCAGCTTGTTGAGCTGCGGCCACGCCTCGGCGGCTTCATCGAACGGCGTGATCCGGTCGGGTTCCGGTTTGTCGGCGTTGTACGCGGCCACTTGCGCGTTCAGCGCAGCCAGCAGCGCCTTGGCGTCGGTGAAGTACCGGTCGAGGTAGATCTCCGTAAACAGCAGGCCCAGGTACTGAAAGTACTTCCAGACGATCGGGTCCTCGCCGCGCGTGATACGTCGCTCGTTGAGCCGGAGCGTGTGGCGCACGATGTTCTGGTCGTAGCGCAGCAGGTCGTCGGTGCTGAGCTGCGTGAGGTTGAAGAACTGTGCCGCAATCGCGTGGTGGAACCGGTGGACGTTGTTCTCGTCCAGCCCTTCCATCGCCTCACCCCGCAGGTGCTCGGCCAGCTCCCCGAAGCGCTTCACGTTGAAGAGCGACAGGATCCACTGGTTGAGGATTAGCTTGTATGGGAACGGGACCTGGGGCTTGGTCGTCGAGCGGCGCGTCCGAGCAGCGGGGGCCGCCGCGGTCGCCGTGCCCGAGTTGCGAGGGCGTCCTCTCGGCATCAGAGCACCTGGAACCAGCGCTTGATCTTGAGCGCCATCAGTCTGCGCCGCGTCTCCAGGAAGGAGTCGTAATCGGGGATGCCCTCTCCTAGGAGCGATTCCGGTAAGCAGTGCATCTGGAGGTTCACCCGAAGGTCGTCCTTGCTCGTGATCCCCCCATACTTCTTCGCTCCGCCATGGCACTGCGCGACCAACTCAGCGAAGTACTGTTCCGGTGACTTGTCGCCTATCGCAATGTTGATCTCGCTCTGCGCAAGCACGAAGTTGGCGATCTGATTGTACCGGCCGCGGGGGAGGCCCTGCTGCTTCAGGTGATTGCGCGGGTACACGTGGTGCACGTCGCTGCGGTTGAGCAGCAGGTCCAGCACCGTGATGTCGCGCGAGAGGAAGCCCTTGTCGCCCAGCTTCACCTGTGCCGCCTTGTAGGCGAGGAAGTACGGACTCTGGGCTGACGACGTGTCCATCAGCTGCGGAAGCATACCGGTCCAGAAGCTCTCTGGCAGTTCGTTCTCTAGGACAGATGTCGCGTACGGCACCAGTCCACGCGCCTCGACCTGACGAATATCGAAGTCAAAGGCCGTCTCGGGACTGCCGGTGTAACGCCCGCGCAGGATTGACATCGCGTACCAGCGCCGTACCAGTTGCTCGAGATCTGCCGCGGGTACGCCCTCGGCCCGGCCCTTCAGGTATATGATGTACGCAAAGTTCACGGCGTTGCGGCCGCCGATCAGGTCGCTGGTCACGAAGCCAGCCGAGCGCAGGATCATCGTGATGCGATCGAAGTGCGTCTTGTTGATGAACGCGAGGATGCCCTTCTTCAGCCGCGCGAATGACTGCTCGGCAATCGCTTCCTCGAACTGCTTGGTCTCGAAGTTTCTGCCGGACAAGAGCGCGACCAAGTCCTGCAGCTTCCCGCGTCCGAACTCCGATGTGAACGCCACGCGCAGCATATCCGTGTAGGTCGGATCGTAGATGTCGTCGTTGACATCCTTGAGCCAGCGCATCGCGGGCAGGAACTCGGACTGCGCGAACGCCTTGTCACCCTTCTCGACGCGGGACAGGAACTCCGGCGCCACGGCCAGGTGGCAGAAGTAGTCGATGGCCTTGCGGAGGAGGTTGCCGCCGTACGTCTCGTTGACGGCGATCTTCGACATCGCGAAGTCGGCCTGCGAGAGCTCGGTGCCCGCGGAGTTCACGCGGATGAAGATCTCGGTCACCGTCTCGATGTCGAGGTCATCGGCGAGCTCGATCACCCCAACGTGATTATTGATGGTCTTGCGTAGCTTCTCGATGCTCGCGAAGACTGCGTCCTGCGACACGCCGGGGTTCTTGGCACAGTAACTCGTCACCAACTGAAAGACGCTGGTGCTGGGTGCGAAGACCTCGGCCACATCCTGGATCCACGCAACATCCTTCCGGATCGCTGGGTTGGCGACCTCGAACCGCTCGTCCTGTGGGTGGAACGCAATCCGGATACGGACCGTTTCGTAATCCTTGGTTAGGACCTCGCGGCCCAGCAACGCGGCCATCAGAGCGGTGACGCGCTGTTGCCCGTCAATCAGGATGCGCTTACCCGCCGAGGGGGATCCATCCTTGAGCTTCACGGTAGGGTTTCGCCAAGCGATGAGGTAGCCCACCGGATAGCCCTGATACAGGGAATCCAGCAGGTTGCGCACCTTGGTGGCTTCCCACACGAACGGCCGCTGAATCTCGGGAATGGCGATCTCGCCCGATTTGACCCAGGTGAGAAGCGTTTCGATCGCGTGCGGCGTGACTGAGTAGCGCTGCGTAGACATTACTGTGCACGCTCCGTCCCCTCGAACATCAGGCGATGGAAGTCCTCCTCGATGAGCCGCACCTTCCAGCGGTCATCGGGCATCCTGAGGTTCTCCAGGTTGTTGCCGCCGTTCACCCAAATCACGTCGAACTCCGAGTCTTTGGCCGAGTACCCCTGCTTGGTAAACCACTCGTCGAGCACGAGGTTGTCCTGCTCCACGTCGCCGCTGAGCTTGCGCCAGATCACCAGCGCCTTGCGGCCGTCAGGGGTCGTGCCGGAGACGGTACGGAACCAGTGTGGACCAGCGGCATCCTTCTTGAGGCGCGCGTCCTTGAGCCGGAGCCGTCCTTCGCCGTCCCTCACGAAGGCCCCGCTGAACGATTGCGGTGCCGCGATGTGACGCACGGTCAGGCCGACGAGCCAGTTGAACGTCTCCAATAGGTCAACATTCACCTCACGGCTCTCGTCGGAGCCTGGGCGCTTGACCTTGAGTCGGTACGCCGTGGGATCGGTGAAGGCTTGCACGTTGAGCAGCGACTGCGAGCCGCGCGTCTCCACGTTCAGCATATAGCGGAGTACGTATTGCTCCTTGAGCCCATCCGGGCCGTGGGCCTCAGGCGAGTCGAGCAGGAGCTGCTGGGTGGCGGTGCGGCGCGTCTCGAGGTTGTTGAGCGCGTCCTCATACGACTCCAGCCGTAGCACCTTGACGATGCGAGGCGCGCGCTCGGACTCCTCAGCGTTGGGGAGGCGCCTCGGCTTGCCGTCCTTCCACTCGGGGGTGAAAGTGACCTTCTTGATGCGTGGCAGGAGAACGGCGTCGAAGTGGTCTCCCATCTCGACGAGAACAAACTTGCGGCTTCCGCCGTCCTCTCGGTTGAGGTTAATCAGGGCGTGTGCGGTAGTGCCGGATCCAGCGAAATAGTCGAGAGTGACAGTGCCGCTACCCACGCGCACGACGCGTTCAATCAGCCCCGTCGGCTTCGGGCTCGTGAATGTTGTATCTGGTAGCAGGTCACGTAGCTGCCGAATGCCATCTTGGTTGTGGCCCACTTCCTCGTGCCTCCAGATTGTTCGGGGCACTACGTCGCCGACCTCCGAGAGAAAACGCTTGTAGGCGGGAACCGCATTCGTGCCATCGCGGCCCCACCAGACACGGCCTTCCAGCTCGTTGATCTCGTGCTGTTCGCGCGAGTACGCCCACACGCGAGATCGCTGTGGCCACACGTCTTGGCCTGTGGTCGGGTTCCGAATCGCGTAGAATAAGTTCGGCCGCTCGTCCGCTGACTTGTTTGACTTGTAGTTGTCAGCCTTCCAGCGACCGCGCGGGTCCTTGTCTGGATTGCTGTACGAGGCATCCTGCGCCTCTGTGCGCGGCAGCTTTGTCGGCCGCCAGCGCTCGCGTGAGCGCGCGAACGCTACCACGAAATCGTGATCGTCGCTAAACCACTTGGCGTCGTTCGCTGGCGCGTACTTCTTCTGCCAAATGATGTTGCTCACAAAGTTTTCAGCCCCGAACGCCGAGGAGAGCAGGCTGTAGAGAAGAGCTTGCTCTCCGTCGTCGATGCTAGCGAACAGTGCTCCGTCGCTAGGGTTGAGGAGCGAGAATGCTGTGTCGGCGCGTTCGATCATCATCGATGCCCAACTCGAGTGCTGATAGCTGTCCTTGTAGGCGAATCCGTCACCGCCCGTGTTGTAGGGAGGGTCGATGTAGATGCAGGGTATCGTTCCACGGAACAGCGACTGCATCACGGAGAGCGCCTGGAAGTTCTCGCTATGGAACAGCACGCCGTCCACGTGCGCGTCCACATCGCCGAGCCCGTCCAGCAGCCGCGCAACAAAGTCCGCGTCGAAGTGCCGCGTATCCACCACCATCGACGGCTGCCCCTTGAGGAACTCCACCGCCAGCGGCACGCTATACGCCGCGGCCACCAGGTCTCCAGCGATCGAATCAATCCCACACAACCGCACCCACTCCTCACGCTGCGCTTCGTTCGCCGCGATCTCTGCGTAGAACGTCTCCGGAATCACCCCGAGCCGAACGCACCACGATGTCTCTACCACGAACTTCTTCTTGAGCCACAGCTTCTTCTGGAAGTCCTCCAGTTGCGCCAGGAAGTCGATGATCTTCCCCGCAATCCGCCGCACTACCTTGATCTTCGACAGATACTGCTCCACACGCGGCGCCGTCTCGCTCTCCACATCGTCAAGGTGCATCACCTCGCTCTTGATGTAGAAGTCGAGCTCGCGGCGCAGGAATCCACCCAGGTCCTTGTGGATGAAATAGTCGAACGTGTTGCGGTCCGAGTAGCCCTTGAGATGCTTGGCCAACACCGTGCGCTTGGGATCCTTCTCGGTGGGCGCAGGCGCCTGCAACGCCGCTACCCAGTCAGCGACCGCGGCATCGGTGCTCGCCAGCACCGCTGCTTCGGCCTCGGCGTTGAGCTCGGCCTGCTTCTTCGCATCCGGCTGGTAGGTGAAGCGCACCACGAGTTCACCATTCTCCACTGCGAGCGGCTGCTCTGCTGCCAGCTTGAAGCGACGATCCTTCCCCTCCGCCACCTTCACATTGCCGTGCTCCCCCTCGGCGGCGTCCACCAGTCGGAAGTGCACGCGCATCGGCTTCGCCTCGTCATGCGGCCGCAGCTGAAACGCGTAGTCGCGCAGGTATTCGCTGGTCTTGATGTAGTACTGGTCCTTGTTGGCCCAGTGCAGCGTCACCTCCTCGCCTTCGTACGGAATGGCGTACACCCCCGGCTTGTACACGCGCTTGGCTAGGTAGTCGCCCTCGGAGTAGTAGCGGCGGAAGAACGAGTACAGGTGGTCATACACCTCGCGCTCGAGCGTCTTCACGTCGACTGCTTCGTTGGCCAGCTTCTTTCGCAGCTCCTTCACCTTCGGTGAGGCGTCCGGCGTGAGCCCCGCCGCCTCGACGCCGGCAATGACCTTGGCCAGCTCCTTCTCGATCTCCGCCTTGTCCGCTGACTGGTACTGCGCGAAGGCCTGCTGCACGTGCGGCAACAGGTCCTCATCGAGGAACTTGGTGACTTCGGCGCTCTTGGCGTGCATAACGCGGTAGAGGCCGAAGTCCAGGTCCGGCTGGTCGAGCTGGAAGAGCTCCTGCAGCAGGGTCTTCAGCTTGGTGTACTGCTGGGTCATCGGTCGTCCCGTCGGTCAGTGATCCAAGGTATCATTGCGTCAGTTCCCAGAGCGCACGGATGGGCACCGCATAGAGGCCGTCGCCGAAGCTCACGCTGGCCTCGCCGTCGTACAGCACCACGCCACCTGCAAACCGCTTGCCCAGCGCCGTCTGCAGCTTGCGGATTCCCCGGAAGTCGGAGGCGGTGACTGTCGCGGACGCCTTGACCTCCACTGCGGCCAGCGCGCGCGCGCCCTGCTCGATCACGAGGTCCACCTCCACTCCGTCCTTGTCGCGCAGGTGGTGGAAGCGCAGGTCGTCATCCCGCCAACTGGCCTGACGCCGAAGTTCCTGCACCACGAAGGTCTCCAGCAGCTGTCCCAGGGTGCCGCGGTCCTCCGACAGTGCGGCTTCGTCGAGCCCCAGCAGCGCGCAGGCCACGCCGGTATCGGTGACGTGGAGCTTGGGCGTCTTGATGAGGCGACTCAGCCTGTTGCTGTGCCAGGGCGGCAGCTCTTCAAGCAGGAAGATGCGCTCCAACAGCGTCACGTAGTCCCGGATGGTTGGCCGGCTCAACTGAAAGGGCGCCGCGAGGTCACTCACGTTGAGGAGGTGCGCGGTCTGTCCGGCCGCCAGCGTGAGCAACCGCGGGAGAGCGTCCAGCGACGCAATCCGAGCCAGGTCGCGCACGTCGCGCTGCACCAGCGTCTCCACGTAGTCGCGGTACCAGGTCGCCCGCCGCTGCGCCGAGCTGCGGGCGAGCGCGGTTGGAAAACCACCGGACACGATGCGCCGCCCGAGCTCCTTGCCCAACCGAGCGTAGGGGCGCGCCTTGAAGCCACCTCCGAACAGGGCGTCGAGGAACGCGGGCTTCGCTCTTGCCAGCTCGCTCTGCGCCAGCGGGTGCAGGCGCAGGATCTCCATCCGTCCGGCGAGCGAGTCGGAGAGCGTGGGTAGCAGCAGTACGTTGGCCGAGCCCGTGAGCAGGAATCGGCCCGGTCGCCGGTCGCGGTCCACCGCGCGCTTGAGGGCGGTGAAGAGCGCAGGCGCGCGCTGGACCTCGTCCAGGATCGCGCGCTCGGGTAGGTCGCCCACAAAGCCTACCGGGTCGGTGGTCGCCGCCTCCAGCGTGACCGCATCGTCAAAGCTGAAGTAGCCGTAGCCGTGCGCGTCCCCTGCCGCTTGGGCGAGGGTCGTCTTGCCGCACTGCCGAGGCCCGTGGATCAGCACCACCGGCGACTCGGCTAGTGCCTGTTCGAGCAGTGGCGTCGCGAACCGCGGATACGGAGGGATGGGTGCCATTACGGCCAAATGTAAGCTTCGGTGGCGGCCATATGCAATCTAGATTAGCGGCCGATTGCAATGTTAGATGGCGGCCATATGAAAAGCACCTCGACTCGGAAGCCCGGCGCCTCCGGGCGCTGCGGAGTCACCGTCACACCACCGTCCATCGGACCGAGAACAGCGTCTCGGTCTCGGCGCGCTGCGCCAACCGACGCTCCAATTCGTCAATCAACCGGTCGCGCTTTTCGAACACTTCGTCCTCGGCGGCGAAGATCTCCTGCCGCTGCTTGCGCTGCTGGCGTTCCAGCTTCTGGATGCGCTCCTGGACGGCGTGCTGCTCGGCCAAGGTCACCGCCTGCCGCGCTTCGCGACGCAGCGCCTTGATCTGCTCCTTGGTGTCGTGCAGCGCCTTCTCGGCCGAATGCACCAGGTCCTCGGCCCAGCGTTCCAGCTTCTCGCGCGCCGCCTGAAAGTGCGCGTTATTCTGCTCCAGCGAGCGACTGACCGTGGCCTGCGCGTGACGCTCCGCTTCGCGCGCCAGTTGGCCCTGCGCTGCGGACGGCAGCACGTGCGGTGCGGCCGTGCCGCCCAGTCCGAACAGCTTCTCCATTGTCTCCTGATCGAGGGCGACGCCCGCATCGTCGAAGCCGGAGAAGAGCAGATACTCCTCGCGTTCGTAGGAGTCCACGGCGAGGCGCGTGAGCGTGAGGTAGCCGGAACGCCCGCGCAGGGATTCAGCCGCAGCGATGCGTGTCGGGTGAGCCGAGCTGTCGAAGGTGAGGTGTGCGCTCGGTGTGAGTAGCCCCTTGGCGCTCTCGATTACGTGTTCGCCCAGCGGGTGCGAGAGTCGGTAGAGGAAGCGGCTCGCCTCCTCGCCGCTGGCGTCGCCATCGCTGGCGCGCGGGTGTGTCTTGGAGATCAGGTGGTAGCGACCCGTGGCGATGTGGTCGTCTGGGGCGCGGTACAGGTCGAAGGCCAAGGCCGCATCGTCAAAGCTGGCGGCCTCGTGCAGCATCCAGCGGGTGAGCGCCCAGAAGCGCTGGCCCACGCGATCTAGCTGTGCCTGCGCGTCCGCTAGTTGCACGCGCAGCCGTTGGTGAACGTCCTCGTCGAAGTGTTCGAGCAAGGCGCGGCGGGTGTCGTCGAGGCGCGCGCGGATCTGTTCGTCTAGCTCATCCTGAAGCGCCTTGAACGCCGCGTCAATCTCAGCCGGCGTGCGGCACTCTTGGTAGATGGCCAGAATGCGCTGCTCAAAGTCCACGCCGCTGTCGATGCTGCCGAGAACGTCGTCAGAGGCGCCGAAAACGCCGCTGAAGAGGGAGAACTTCTCCGTCAGCAGCTCGAGTACTCGCTTGTCGGCAGCATTGCGCTCGTTGAGGAAGTTCACAACCACGACGTCATGCCGCTGGCCGTAGCGATGGCAGCGTCCAATGCGCTGTTCGATGCGCTGCGGATTCCACGGTAGGTCATAGTTGACCACTAGGGAGCAGAACTGCACGTTGATGCCCTCGGCCGCCGCTTCGGTGGCCAGCAGGATCGTGGCGTGGTCGCGGAAGTGCTCGACGAGTGCGGTACGGAGCTCCACCGCCTTCGACCCCGAAATCCTCCCGGAATCGCGATTGGCCTCGAGCCATCGCTGGTAAATCGCCGTCGCTTCGGGCCCACCATTGGTCCCGTTGAACACGACCACCTGGCCCGCATACCCGTGGGTCTCGAGGAACTGCTTGAGGTAGTCCTGCGTGCGCCGTGACTCTGTGAAGATGAGAGCCCGTCGCGCGGCGCCCGTCTTCGCCATCTCCGCAAGTCCAACGTCGAGCGCGGTGAGGAGTGCCGCAGACTTGCTGTCCTCGCCGATGCGCCTCGCACGGTCCGCTAGGCGGCGCAGAATCTCTATCTCTTCGCGAAGCTGCTGTCGATTGATGGGCACCGAGGACTCGGTTTCCAAGCCGGCCGCGTCCTCGTTCGCGAGGATCTCGTCCAGAAGGTCCTCTTCGAGTTCCTCGGACTCGATGAGTCGCTCCGTGAACTCGGGGTCGTTACCGACCCGTTCGTCGCGCAGCGACTCCAGGCGCTTCCGCAGAGCATCAAGGGTGCCGGCAATCGCCTGTGAGGAAGAGGCCAGCAGCTTGCGCAAGATGAGCGCCGTAAGGTGGCGCTGACGATGGGGAAGCGCATAGCTGTCCTCACGCTGCAGGAACTCCGAGACAGCTTCGTACAATGCGTGCTCGTCGTCAGTCGGCTGGAAAGGTCGTGTGAGCGGACGCCTTTCCGTGTAGCGAACGTACTCGGTAACCTGATTCCGCAGAGTGCGCTTGCAGAACGTTGCCAGCCGCGTGCGGAGCGCATCTAGATTGCTGCCGGCGCTCGCGTAAAGCGACCGGAACGCATTGACGTCGCCGAACAGTGTGTCGTCGATGAGCGTCGACAGGCCGTAGAGCTCGAGAAGCGAGTTCTGCAGCGGCGTGGCGGTGAGTAAGAGCTTTCGGCAACCCTCCGTCGCCCACCGTATCCCCTGACCCACCTTGTTGCTCGGACGGAAGGCATTCCGGAGCTTGTGAGCCTCGTCGATGACAACCAGGTCCCATGCCACACCTCGCAGCTCATCCCGAAACGCGTGCGCAAAATGGTATGACATCACTTGGATCGCACCGGATGCGAACGGGTCGTGGCCGGCCCGGCGCGCTTCGCGAAGCGACTTAGCGTCGAGCACCAGTACCGGCAGTTTGAACTTCTCGCCGAGCTCCAGCGCCCACTGCTTCCGAATCGCAGCTGGAGCGATCACCAGGAGCCGGCGCTTGCGCTCGGCCCACAGTTGGCAGAGCACAATGCCCGCCTCGACTGTCTTGCCGAGGCCGACTTCGTCAGCGAGGATCACGCCCTTCGAGAGGGGGGAGTGCAGGGCGAATAGGGCGGCCTCGATCTGATGCGGATTGAGGTCAACTGCTGCGTCGAACAGCGCTGAGGAGAGGCGGTCGATGCCTCCGGCGGCCCGCCGAGTCAGGTCGTGGGCGTAATACTTGGCGTGGTGAGCGGAGAGAGACATCAACTCGTCGTGTGCGGTGCTCGGCGTTCATCGGTGGCGCGCCGTTGGGCGGCCGGGCGCACGCAGCAGTTGTCTTGAATGCAAATGCAAGCAGAAGTGCCGGGCCGGTAGCACTGGCGCATCCCTCCTAGCCTAGGGCGCCAGACGCTCACCCAATCATTCTCGGCGCAACGATTCGCCGCGAGCCTCGTTAGGCTGTCCAAAGAGCGGCGGAAGGCAACAGCACAGCAACAAACGCACGCACGCAAGCTGAGAACTCTGCATTCTTCTCCTGCATCTTCCTTAGCTCGTCGAGCCTAACTGGCGTCAACGGATCAGCGTCGTTGGCGGATAGGTCGATCAATGCGCGCGCGCGTGCGAGCACGTCCAGCTTCTGCTGAATCAGAGCGGGGCGGTCATACAAGTGTAACTCGAGCTTCCGGACCGAGAACTCAGCGCTGGCCGCACCAATCCGCCACGTAACCAGTGGTCCGCAGTGTACGACATCCTCCTCCACCGCGTGGAGATATGGGTCTATGAACGGCAGCTCGTCGCTGTGGTAGTCAGACTTGCGCCGATTGCACTCAGTGCAGGCGACCGTAAGGTTGTCCCAGACAAACCGCAACTCCTGGAACTTGCTTGCAGGCTTCTTGTGCTCCACGTCCCCAGGCGTGTTGTGGCCGATTCTGCTCTCACAGAACACGCACTTCCATCCGGTCTCCTCGCGAAGGGCAGCGCGCACGTCATCGTGCCGATAGCGCTTGCGCTTCGTTTCGTTCGTCGGGTCTGCAAGGTACTCCTGGAGCCACCTCGCTCCGTTCTCGACTAGCACTGTCGGCTCGGCACCTTTTTCATGACGCCTCATGAGAGCGAGCTCTCGCCTCGAAGAGGAGCCTGGACGAGGTAATCTCCGAAAGCCGATTCAAGCCCTTCTTCGCGCAGTCGCTCACGGAGCTCCGAGATGGCATCCGCGTCAAATGAGCGATCTGCGAACCCGGACAAGAGCTGCTTGATTCGTGCCTCAACCCACAAAGGCATCACGACGGGAACGTCCAATACATCACGAAGCAAGCGCTGCGGCGAACCCGCCAGATCCGTGTGCTCAAGCCGACGTGACGTGACGCGTTGGTTAGTCCCGAACAAGAGACCGTAGACTGCTGCAACTGGCGACGATGCCACTACGAACGGGCTGTGTGTTGCAACGACAAACCGGTGGTCAGGAAATGCGTCGAGCAGTCGCGGCAGAAACTCGCGTTGCATGCTCGGGTGCAGATGATTCTCAGGCTCATCCAACAGCACCGTGCACGTTCGGCCACCGATTGCGTGCATATGAATCTGCCAGGCAATGCCAAAGATGGCATTGAGGCCTCCTGACATTGACTCCAGAGGGAAGCGCCCCGTGCGTGTGCGAAGCAGGACCTCTGGAGTATCGATCTCAATCCGTTCAAAGCCGAGATGCTGTGGGAGAAGCTTGCCGAGGATGCTCTCGAAGCCGCGAAGGATACCCTCGTACTCCTGGTTCGCACTTACTGACGAGTTGCCCTCTCCAAAGACCGCGAAGCCAATTAATGCCTCCTTCATTGCAACGGATGGGTTTCGTCTAGGCGACTCCCCGTAAGACTGAAAGAGGAAGTTCTGGTAGGCTTGGAAGTGCTGCTCAGATGTTTTCGGGTCAATCGGAATGTTTTGCAGGCGCGCGTAACCGGGAGGAGGGCGATGCGACGGAATGTGGATGCCGGCGACGGGCCGCTGATTATCGAGTTGAATATTGGTCTGTGTGGAATCTGCGACCGGAGCGACGATGCGAGCTTGGTGTCCTTCTGAGTATCCAAGGGTTCCGATGGGCACACCGCTGATTTCCGGCTGCTCTTCGGCATCCCACGCGTCTGAGTATCGCCGAC
Coding sequences within it:
- a CDS encoding DEAD/DEAH box helicase family protein; translation: MPRGRPRNSGTATAAAPAARTRRSTTKPQVPFPYKLILNQWILSLFNVKRFGELAEHLRGEAMEGLDENNVHRFHHAIAAQFFNLTQLSTDDLLRYDQNIVRHTLRLNERRITRGEDPIVWKYFQYLGLLFTEIYLDRYFTDAKALLAALNAQVAAYNADKPEPDRITPFDEAAEAWPQLNKLAFWMATGSGKTLLMHANILQYQHALATHGRSRELNRILLLTPNEGLSQQHLREFEAAGIAAELFNKDGRGLFSGQAVEVLEVTLLRDEMGEKSVAIDAFEGNNLVLVDEGHRGASGGKEGTWMKRREKLCEKGFSFEYSATFGQAVKGSPALTDLYAKSTLVDYSYKYFYGDGFGKDYQILNLDEGTQQAHQDLYLTACLLTFYQQQRLFRELGAAFRPFNIEKPLWIFVGGSVTAGLATRDASDIVEILKFLARYVADRAGSTERIRRVLHEGLIGANGKDIFARRFEYLNTCSFTPAQIFDETLSTLFHASAGGQLYVENLKGVTGEIALRLGAENPPFGVINVGDDTKLLKLCEENGLSVAEPTFSESLFHGINTSESPVNLLIGSKKFTEGWSSWRVSTMGLMNVGKGEGAQIIQLFGRGVRLKGFDISLKRSLKTDLPQGVERPRHIAVLETLGIFGVHADYMAQFRDFLKEEGLPSNEERIEFLLPVIKSLGTQKLKTVRLKKTINGVSTEFGDAFRKLAPVPTVRPPDLSRPSEAKQLHENRLVLDWYPRIRALGSQGLVGGDGDAAKHETHLSARHVAFLDVDRLYFELERFKAERGWYNLNITRSGIADLLVDTSWYRLQIPPSELLGSGFDKVRVWEEIALALLRKYVERYYTFRKRDWELPHLEYRDLETDDPNFLGVKETPEDGYHRILLDKSQEEIVAKLEELKASIAKGEMKPWEFKGMKAVWFGKHLYQPLLYLDTNIVEISPAPLNRGERQFVEDLRAFHDANGAFFKDRELYLLRNLSRGRGVGFFEAGNFHPDFILWLIEGGKQRVVFVDPKGIRNLPWDDPKILFHETVKEIETRLGDSAVRLDSFIVSNTPSVTMQLQWGKKKAEMLRRNIVFQEEDGGSYVGTILAGSTAEGTR
- a CDS encoding DUF262 domain-containing protein — its product is MSTQRYSVTPHAIETLLTWVKSGEIAIPEIQRPFVWEATKVRNLLDSLYQGYPVGYLIAWRNPTVKLKDGSPSAGKRILIDGQQRVTALMAALLGREVLTKDYETVRIRIAFHPQDERFEVANPAIRKDVAWIQDVAEVFAPSTSVFQLVTSYCAKNPGVSQDAVFASIEKLRKTINNHVGVIELADDLDIETVTEIFIRVNSAGTELSQADFAMSKIAVNETYGGNLLRKAIDYFCHLAVAPEFLSRVEKGDKAFAQSEFLPAMRWLKDVNDDIYDPTYTDMLRVAFTSEFGRGKLQDLVALLSGRNFETKQFEEAIAEQSFARLKKGILAFINKTHFDRITMILRSAGFVTSDLIGGRNAVNFAYIIYLKGRAEGVPAADLEQLVRRWYAMSILRGRYTGSPETAFDFDIRQVEARGLVPYATSVLENELPESFWTGMLPQLMDTSSAQSPYFLAYKAAQVKLGDKGFLSRDITVLDLLLNRSDVHHVYPRNHLKQQGLPRGRYNQIANFVLAQSEINIAIGDKSPEQYFAELVAQCHGGAKKYGGITSKDDLRVNLQMHCLPESLLGEGIPDYDSFLETRRRLMALKIKRWFQVL
- a CDS encoding site-specific DNA-methyltransferase, yielding MTQQYTKLKTLLQELFQLDQPDLDFGLYRVMHAKSAEVTKFLDEDLLPHVQQAFAQYQSADKAEIEKELAKVIAGVEAAGLTPDASPKVKELRKKLANEAVDVKTLEREVYDHLYSFFRRYYSEGDYLAKRVYKPGVYAIPYEGEEVTLHWANKDQYYIKTSEYLRDYAFQLRPHDEAKPMRVHFRLVDAAEGEHGNVKVAEGKDRRFKLAAEQPLAVENGELVVRFTYQPDAKKQAELNAEAEAAVLASTDAAVADWVAALQAPAPTEKDPKRTVLAKHLKGYSDRNTFDYFIHKDLGGFLRRELDFYIKSEVMHLDDVESETAPRVEQYLSKIKVVRRIAGKIIDFLAQLEDFQKKLWLKKKFVVETSWCVRLGVIPETFYAEIAANEAQREEWVRLCGIDSIAGDLVAAAYSVPLAVEFLKGQPSMVVDTRHFDADFVARLLDGLGDVDAHVDGVLFHSENFQALSVMQSLFRGTIPCIYIDPPYNTGGDGFAYKDSYQHSSWASMMIERADTAFSLLNPSDGALFASIDDGEQALLYSLLSSAFGAENFVSNIIWQKKYAPANDAKWFSDDHDFVVAFARSRERWRPTKLPRTEAQDASYSNPDKDPRGRWKADNYKSNKSADERPNLFYAIRNPTTGQDVWPQRSRVWAYSREQHEINELEGRVWWGRDGTNAVPAYKRFLSEVGDVVPRTIWRHEEVGHNQDGIRQLRDLLPDTTFTSPKPTGLIERVVRVGSGTVTLDYFAGSGTTAHALINLNREDGGSRKFVLVEMGDHFDAVLLPRIKKVTFTPEWKDGKPRRLPNAEESERAPRIVKVLRLESYEDALNNLETRRTATQQLLLDSPEAHGPDGLKEQYVLRYMLNVETRGSQSLLNVQAFTDPTAYRLKVKRPGSDESREVNVDLLETFNWLVGLTVRHIAAPQSFSGAFVRDGEGRLRLKDARLKKDAAGPHWFRTVSGTTPDGRKALVIWRKLSGDVEQDNLVLDEWFTKQGYSAKDSEFDVIWVNGGNNLENLRMPDDRWKVRLIEEDFHRLMFEGTERAQ